In Flavobacterium hankyongi, the genomic window ACCAGCTAATATTTTTATTCGTGAAGTATTAGTAGTTGCCAAAATAGAAAGCATTTCAGATACTACAACCGAACTAAAGAATGCTGGAAAATTAATCGGAATTCTAGAAAGAATATTAGTGCTTACTTTCGTGATAATAGGAAAACTGGAAGTAATCGGTTTTATGATTGCTGCAAAATCAATACTCCGTTATAAAGACACAAATACTATAAAAACCGAATATGTTTTAATAGGAACCATGTTAAGTTTTGGTATAGCTATGCTTTGTGGTTTAGTAATAGAACGATTTTAATGATAAACTGTAAAGATTTTCAATGCTTCATTGTAAGCACTTTCAAAACTCATAGCACTTAAATTAGTATCTGCTTTTTGAGCTGTAAAATACGACAACAACTTTTCTGTTGGCATATTCCCAGTAAGTTTATCAGTAGCCATAGGACAACCTCCAAAGCCTTGGATTGCTCCATCAAAACGACGACAACCTGCTTTGTAAGCTGCATCTACTTTTTCAAACCATTTATCTGGAGTTGTATGAAGATGAGCACCAAACTCTACATCAGGATATTTTGAAATTAAATTCGAGAATAAATAATCGATAACTTCTGGAGTAGAACTACCAACTGTATCAGACAGCGATAGAATTTTAACACCCATATTGGCCAACTTTTCTGTCCACTCTCCTACTATTTCTACATTCCAAGGATCACCATAAGGATTACCAAAGCCCATAGAAATGTAAGTTACCACTTCTTTATTACTCTTATCAGCAATATTCAATATTTCCTGAAGTGTAACTAACGATTCAGCAATCGTTTTATGCGTGTTACGCATTTGAAAGTTTTCAGAAATAGAAAACGGAAAACCTAAATATTGAATTTCTGGATGAACCGAAGCATTTTCAGCACCTTGAGTATTGGCAATAATTGCTAAAAGCTTGCTTTCTGTTTTAGATAAATCCAACTTTGCCAATACCTCTGCAGTATCCTGCATTTGTGGAATTGCCTTTGCTGAAACAAAACTTCCAAAATCAATCGAATCAAAACCTACACGCAATAAAGATTGAATGTATTGTACTTTTTTATCTGTGGGAAT contains:
- a CDS encoding hydroxymethylglutaryl-CoA lyase gives rise to the protein MNANKIKLIECPRDAMQGIKDFIPTDKKVQYIQSLLRVGFDSIDFGSFVSAKAIPQMQDTAEVLAKLDLSKTESKLLAIIANTQGAENASVHPEIQYLGFPFSISENFQMRNTHKTIAESLVTLQEILNIADKSNKEVVTYISMGFGNPYGDPWNVEIVGEWTEKLANMGVKILSLSDTVGSSTPEVIDYLFSNLISKYPDVEFGAHLHTTPDKWFEKVDAAYKAGCRRFDGAIQGFGGCPMATDKLTGNMPTEKLLSYFTAQKADTNLSAMSFESAYNEALKIFTVYH